A DNA window from Candidatus Hydrogenedentota bacterium contains the following coding sequences:
- the nusA gene encoding transcription termination/antitermination protein NusA, giving the protein MADDLKIALEQIEKLKNVDRETLLEAIRGAIEMAARKGIHRAENITVEVEKNTLSFLVFEIKTVVAEVRDPALEISLEDARKLNPDVVVGNRLKVRTQPKDFGRIAAQTARQVIIQKLKDAERDRIYAEYKEREGDMITGNVKRISSGCIFVVIGQVEAVLLPGDQSPRENYKVGDRIRALVVRVEKTPKGTSVKLSRSAPDLVRSLFELEVPEIYEGTVEIRALAREAGNRTKVAVASRDPNVDPVGACVGLKGSRVRAVVEELSGEKIDIVRWSEDPVQLCVNALNPADILKMQLDEEAKTVQVIVPQDQLSLAIGKRGQNARLASKLMGWSIDIRGDGEGRAPEPPEPAEAPPEADEAGGEQGSDEPLEDADGNATTDGN; this is encoded by the coding sequence TTGGCAGACGACCTTAAAATCGCGTTGGAGCAGATCGAGAAGCTGAAGAATGTGGACCGGGAGACCCTCCTGGAAGCCATTCGCGGCGCCATCGAGATGGCGGCCCGCAAGGGCATCCACCGGGCGGAGAACATCACGGTCGAGGTGGAGAAGAACACCCTGTCCTTCCTGGTCTTCGAGATCAAGACGGTGGTCGCGGAAGTGCGCGACCCGGCCCTGGAAATCTCGCTGGAGGACGCCCGCAAGCTCAACCCGGACGTGGTGGTGGGCAACCGGCTCAAGGTGCGCACGCAGCCCAAGGACTTCGGCCGCATCGCCGCGCAGACGGCCCGGCAGGTGATCATCCAGAAACTGAAGGACGCCGAGCGCGACCGCATCTATGCGGAGTACAAGGAGCGCGAGGGCGACATGATCACGGGCAACGTGAAGCGCATCAGCTCCGGGTGCATCTTCGTGGTCATCGGCCAGGTCGAGGCGGTGCTGCTGCCGGGCGACCAGTCCCCCCGCGAAAACTACAAGGTGGGCGACCGCATCCGCGCCCTCGTGGTGCGGGTCGAGAAGACCCCCAAGGGCACCTCGGTCAAGCTGTCCCGCTCCGCGCCGGACCTGGTCCGGTCCCTGTTCGAGCTGGAGGTCCCCGAAATATACGAGGGCACCGTGGAGATCCGGGCGCTCGCCCGCGAGGCGGGCAACCGCACCAAGGTGGCCGTGGCCTCCCGCGACCCCAATGTGGACCCCGTGGGCGCCTGCGTCGGCCTCAAGGGGTCGCGCGTGCGCGCCGTGGTCGAGGAGCTTTCCGGCGAGAAGATTGACATTGTCCGCTGGAGCGAGGATCCGGTCCAGCTCTGCGTGAACGCGCTGAACCCCGCCGACATTCTCAAGATGCAGCTCGACGAGGAGGCGAAGACGGTCCAGGTGATCGTGCCCCAGGACCAGCTTTCCCTGGCCATCGGCAAGCGCGGGCAGAACGCCCGCCTCGCCTCGAAGCTCATGGGCTGGAGCATTGACATCCGCGGCGACGGCGAGGGCAGGGCCCCGGAACCGCCGGAGCCCGCGGAAGCGCCCCCGGAGGCGGACGAAGCGGGGGGGGAACAGGGTTCGGACGAACCCCTGGAGGACGCCGACGGCAACGCGACAACAGACGGCAACTGA
- a CDS encoding ribosome maturation factor RimP gives MIEVTGQLWRIVEPELAELGFELVEIECVPHGRGQIVRIYLDKTPGRISLDDCAMASRVLSPVLDAEDVVPGGYILEVSSPGLDRPVRKPEHFVKYTGEQVKLTTHAPVGGRTRFTGVIRGHEDGMIVLEVDGQTVSIHGENLKKARLNR, from the coding sequence TTGATAGAAGTGACCGGACAGCTTTGGCGGATTGTGGAGCCCGAACTCGCTGAGTTGGGGTTCGAACTCGTGGAAATCGAGTGCGTTCCCCACGGCCGGGGCCAGATTGTCCGCATATACCTGGACAAGACGCCGGGCCGGATCAGCCTGGACGACTGCGCGATGGCCTCGCGGGTGCTGAGCCCCGTGCTGGACGCGGAGGACGTGGTTCCGGGCGGGTACATCCTGGAGGTGTCCTCGCCGGGGCTGGACCGGCCGGTGCGCAAGCCGGAGCATTTTGTGAAGTACACGGGCGAGCAGGTCAAGCTGACGACCCACGCGCCCGTGGGCGGGAGAACCCGGTTTACCGGCGTGATCCGCGGCCACGAGGACGGGATGATCGTGCTTGAAGTGGACGGGCAGACAGTGTCCATCCACGGCGAGAACCTGAAGAAGGCGAGACTGAACCGGTAG
- a CDS encoding polyphenol oxidase family protein — MERFPLIEDAGAAVAAMSGVADGDCGRHGDADARARFLARWGAPPAPAFFASQVHGVRILRVDPGPGAGELLAGEADGLMTNAPDAVLCVGVADCVPVWLFDPVTWSGALLHAGREGSVAGICPAGVQALQEAYGVSPGDLRAQIGPSAGPCCYEVSPEMAAEYRDRGFPVRGRHLDLWALNTRQLVVAGVPPSHIAVSGECTLCGDRFYSFRRNNSRERNLAVLHLGRKPDGAER, encoded by the coding sequence ATGGAGCGGTTTCCCCTGATCGAGGACGCCGGGGCGGCGGTCGCCGCGATGTCCGGCGTGGCCGATGGCGACTGCGGCCGGCACGGCGACGCGGACGCCCGCGCCCGTTTCCTTGCCCGTTGGGGGGCGCCTCCGGCCCCCGCCTTCTTCGCCAGCCAGGTGCACGGTGTCCGCATTCTCCGGGTGGACCCCGGCCCGGGCGCGGGGGAGCTGCTCGCGGGCGAGGCGGACGGCCTGATGACCAACGCGCCGGACGCGGTCCTCTGCGTGGGCGTGGCGGACTGCGTGCCGGTCTGGCTTTTCGACCCCGTGACCTGGAGCGGCGCGTTGCTGCACGCGGGCCGGGAAGGCTCGGTGGCCGGGATATGCCCCGCGGGTGTTCAGGCGCTCCAGGAAGCCTACGGGGTCTCGCCCGGAGACCTGCGTGCCCAGATTGGCCCCTCTGCGGGCCCCTGCTGCTACGAGGTTTCGCCCGAAATGGCGGCGGAATACCGGGACCGGGGCTTTCCGGTCCGCGGCCGACATCTTGACCTCTGGGCGCTGAACACCCGGCAGCTGGTCGTCGCCGGGGTGCCTCCCTCCCACATCGCGGTTTCCGGCGAATGCACCCTCTGCGGAGACCGGTTTTACAGTTTTCGCAGGAATAACAGCCGGGAACGGAACCTCGCCGTGCTGCATCTTGGAAGAAAACCGGACGGGGCGGAGCGGTAG
- the hslU gene encoding ATP-dependent protease ATPase subunit HslU, with amino-acid sequence MKNLTPKDIVRELDRHIIGQDEAKKKVAIALRNRWRRQQLPDDLRDEVAPKNILMIGPTGVGKTEIARRLSKLDDAPFIKVEASKFTEVGYVGRDCESMIRELVETGVKMVREEMQAECGEKARENARKRLIDLLYPGRRGRGGQAFHPLNPSSGDEGPARNLAQDESDEKVRLMVAERLDAGGLEDKEVDLSVREQGGPQMSQLLAGSGLEELGMNMQEAFARMSPPKTRTRRVTVAEARELLVQEELQELVDMDLAARRAVERVENSGIIFLDEIDKIAGRGQGAGQGPDVSREGVQRDILPIVEGSTVMTKYGPVRTDHVLFIAAGAFHVSKVSDLIPELQGRFPIRVELSSLTAADFARILRETHNSLIRQYEAMLATEGVALVFEDAAIDLMAEICAQVNQESENIGARRLHTIMEYLLEDLSFDAQQHAGATVTVTGDMVRERLSGTLVKQDLSRYIL; translated from the coding sequence ATGAAGAACCTGACCCCGAAGGACATTGTGCGGGAACTCGACCGCCACATCATCGGCCAGGACGAGGCCAAGAAAAAGGTGGCCATCGCCCTGCGCAACCGCTGGCGCCGCCAGCAGCTTCCGGACGACCTGCGCGACGAGGTGGCGCCGAAGAACATCCTCATGATCGGCCCCACGGGGGTCGGCAAGACCGAGATTGCCCGGCGGCTCTCCAAGCTCGACGACGCGCCGTTCATCAAGGTGGAGGCCTCCAAGTTCACCGAGGTGGGCTATGTGGGCCGCGACTGCGAGTCCATGATCCGCGAGCTGGTGGAGACGGGCGTCAAGATGGTCCGCGAGGAGATGCAGGCCGAGTGCGGGGAAAAGGCGCGGGAGAACGCCCGCAAACGCCTCATTGACCTGCTGTATCCCGGCCGCAGGGGGCGAGGCGGGCAGGCTTTCCACCCGCTCAACCCCTCCTCCGGCGACGAGGGCCCCGCCCGCAACCTCGCCCAGGACGAGAGCGACGAGAAGGTGCGCCTCATGGTCGCCGAAAGACTCGACGCGGGCGGGCTGGAGGACAAGGAGGTGGACCTGTCCGTCCGTGAGCAGGGCGGCCCCCAGATGTCCCAGTTACTCGCCGGAAGCGGCCTGGAGGAGCTCGGCATGAACATGCAGGAGGCCTTCGCCCGCATGTCGCCGCCCAAGACCCGCACCCGCCGGGTGACCGTGGCCGAGGCCCGCGAGCTCCTCGTGCAGGAGGAGCTGCAGGAGCTGGTGGACATGGACCTCGCGGCGCGCCGCGCCGTCGAGCGCGTGGAGAACTCCGGGATCATCTTCCTGGACGAGATAGACAAGATCGCCGGGCGCGGCCAGGGCGCGGGCCAGGGGCCCGACGTCTCCCGCGAGGGCGTGCAGCGCGACATCCTGCCCATCGTCGAGGGCAGCACCGTCATGACGAAATACGGCCCCGTGCGCACCGACCACGTCCTGTTCATCGCGGCGGGCGCGTTCCACGTGTCCAAGGTCTCCGACCTGATCCCCGAGCTGCAGGGGCGCTTCCCCATCCGCGTGGAGCTGTCCAGCCTCACGGCGGCCGACTTCGCGCGCATCCTCCGCGAGACGCACAACTCCCTGATCCGCCAGTACGAGGCCATGCTTGCCACGGAGGGGGTGGCCCTGGTGTTCGAGGACGCCGCCATTGACCTCATGGCCGAAATCTGCGCCCAGGTGAACCAGGAGTCGGAGAACATCGGCGCGCGGCGGCTTCACACCATCATGGAATACCTGCTGGAGGACCTCTCCTTCGACGCGCAGCAGCATGCGGGCGCCACGGTCACGGTGACCGGAGACATGGTCCGCGAGCGCCTGTCGGGAACCCTGGTCAAGCAGGACCTCTCCCGCTACATTCTCTGA
- the rpiB gene encoding ribose 5-phosphate isomerase B — translation MRIAVASDHAGFEGPEPLYKPAIVAHLNALGHEVVDCGPGTPDPVDYPDMAERVCRTLLCGEADLGILLCGTGIGMSIAANRYPGIRAAVCATEEMARLSREHNNANILCLGRRTHSLEQCLALADLWLATPFSEGERHRRRVDKLG, via the coding sequence ATGAGAATCGCGGTGGCAAGCGACCACGCGGGCTTTGAGGGCCCCGAGCCGCTGTACAAGCCGGCGATCGTCGCCCATCTGAACGCCCTCGGGCACGAGGTGGTGGACTGCGGCCCCGGCACCCCGGACCCGGTGGACTACCCCGACATGGCCGAGCGCGTCTGCCGCACCCTGCTCTGCGGCGAGGCCGACCTGGGCATCCTGCTCTGCGGCACCGGCATCGGCATGAGCATCGCCGCCAACCGGTATCCCGGCATTCGCGCCGCCGTATGCGCGACGGAGGAAATGGCCCGGCTCTCCCGGGAACACAACAACGCCAACATCCTGTGCCTGGGCCGGCGCACCCACTCCCTGGAGCAGTGCCTTGCCCTCGCGGACCTGTGGCTGGCCACCCCCTTCAGCGAGGGGGAGCGGCACCGCCGCCGGGTGGACAAACTGGGGTGA
- a CDS encoding threonylcarbamoyl-AMP synthase: MHPLILPAGEGLDTAVAVLQDGGVVAYPTETVYGLAVDPFSPGALDSLFRVKAREEGRPVLVVVANRSHLKALAASVSEAAERCMRAFWPGPLSLLFPPAPGLHEALIGPGGKVCVRETAHPAARALCLDWGGGLTSTSANLIGKPPAVAARGACLEGVSLVLDGGALPPSPPSTVFDPDTRAVLREGRITRRMLAEAGAL, translated from the coding sequence ATGCACCCCCTGATCCTGCCCGCCGGGGAGGGGCTGGACACGGCGGTCGCGGTGCTTCAGGACGGCGGCGTGGTCGCCTATCCCACGGAGACTGTTTACGGGCTGGCGGTGGACCCCTTTTCCCCGGGCGCGCTGGACAGCCTGTTCCGGGTGAAGGCCCGCGAAGAGGGGCGGCCCGTGCTCGTGGTGGTGGCGAACCGGTCGCACCTCAAGGCCCTGGCAGCCTCGGTGTCCGAAGCGGCGGAACGGTGCATGCGGGCATTCTGGCCCGGGCCCTTGTCCCTGCTTTTCCCCCCCGCGCCGGGACTGCATGAGGCGTTGATCGGACCCGGCGGCAAGGTGTGCGTCCGCGAGACCGCGCATCCGGCGGCCCGCGCCCTGTGCCTCGACTGGGGCGGCGGCCTGACCTCCACCTCGGCCAACCTCATCGGAAAGCCGCCCGCCGTGGCGGCGCGCGGGGCGTGTCTTGAAGGCGTGTCCCTCGTGCTGGACGGCGGGGCGCTTCCCCCGTCACCGCCCTCGACGGTGTTTGACCCGGACACGCGCGCGGTCCTGCGCGAGGGCAGGATCACGCGGCGGATGCTCGCGGAGGCCGGCGCCCTTTAG
- the rdgB gene encoding RdgB/HAM1 family non-canonical purine NTP pyrophosphatase produces MAETLLIGSGNPKKAAELAHLLEGLPWEVKSLRDFPSVPEPEETGATFEENALLKAEYYSAAFGVACLADDSGLVVDALDGAPGVYSARYAGEDANDVRNNEKLLDALEEVPWPDRTAHFACCAALVRPGHPPHIEWGRVHGHISVEAFGSNGFGYDVVFVPEGHDITFGEMDPAEKHTISHRGEALGKVRAYLERLACTP; encoded by the coding sequence ATGGCTGAAACGCTGCTCATCGGCTCCGGAAACCCCAAGAAGGCGGCGGAACTCGCGCACCTGCTCGAGGGCCTGCCGTGGGAGGTGAAGAGCCTGCGCGATTTCCCGTCCGTCCCCGAGCCGGAGGAGACGGGCGCCACCTTTGAGGAAAACGCCCTGTTGAAGGCGGAGTATTACAGCGCCGCTTTCGGCGTGGCCTGCCTGGCCGACGATTCGGGGCTGGTGGTGGACGCGCTGGACGGCGCGCCGGGCGTGTACTCCGCGCGCTATGCGGGCGAGGACGCCAACGACGTCCGGAACAACGAGAAGCTGCTGGACGCGCTGGAGGAGGTGCCCTGGCCCGACCGCACGGCGCATTTCGCCTGCTGCGCGGCGCTGGTTCGGCCCGGCCACCCGCCCCACATCGAGTGGGGCCGGGTCCACGGCCACATCTCCGTGGAGGCCTTCGGCAGCAACGGCTTTGGCTACGACGTGGTCTTCGTGCCCGAGGGGCACGACATCACCTTCGGCGAGATGGACCCGGCGGAGAAGCACACCATCAGCCACCGCGGGGAGGCCCTGGGCAAGGTGCGGGCCTATCTGGAGCGCCTGGCATGCACCCCCTGA
- the rph gene encoding ribonuclease PH codes for MRPDGRADNAPRPVRIERGHTKYAPGSVLISTGGTRVLCTAMFEDRLPAWLKGGGKGWVTAEYGMLPGATQTRSPRSSQTGGRAKEISRLIGRSLRAVTNLEALGECMVTVDCDVLQADGGTRTAAITGAWVALADAFALSVKSGHLAESPLRGACAAVSAGIVSGRPVLDLCYEEDSAAEVDINVVMDDRGRFIEVQGTAEGAPFDRAALDALLGLAEDGIRQLLAAQREALANG; via the coding sequence ATGAGACCCGACGGCCGCGCCGACAACGCCCCGCGCCCCGTGCGCATCGAGCGGGGCCACACCAAGTACGCCCCCGGCTCCGTGCTCATCTCCACGGGCGGGACCCGCGTGCTCTGCACGGCCATGTTCGAGGACCGGCTGCCCGCCTGGCTCAAGGGCGGGGGAAAAGGCTGGGTCACGGCGGAGTACGGCATGCTTCCCGGCGCCACCCAGACCCGCAGTCCCCGCAGCAGCCAAACAGGCGGCCGCGCCAAGGAAATCAGCCGCCTCATCGGGCGGTCCCTGCGCGCCGTGACCAACCTTGAGGCCCTGGGCGAGTGCATGGTGACCGTGGACTGCGACGTGCTCCAGGCCGACGGCGGCACGCGGACCGCCGCCATCACCGGGGCCTGGGTGGCCCTGGCCGACGCCTTCGCCCTGTCTGTGAAATCCGGCCACCTGGCCGAGTCGCCCCTGCGGGGGGCCTGCGCCGCCGTCAGCGCCGGGATTGTATCGGGGCGCCCCGTGCTGGACCTCTGCTACGAGGAGGACTCGGCGGCCGAGGTGGACATTAACGTGGTGATGGACGACCGGGGCCGCTTCATCGAGGTGCAGGGCACGGCGGAGGGGGCCCCCTTTGACCGGGCCGCCCTGGACGCCCTGCTGGGCCTCGCGGAGGACGGCATCCGGCAACTGCTCGCGGCCCAGCGGGAGGCACTGGCAAATGGCTGA
- a CDS encoding S41 family peptidase: MPKRNSKAEFFSLFGFLLAGALLLSNGFVARLHAADETDVYRELEPVGVVMDTILREYVRDVEVEKVVEGALIGMMGSLDRNSSFISAADLEAMREDTKGEFEGIGVSIKQEEDGGIIVFHPLPNSPAAQAGIKAFDRILAVDGQSTKGMDTAGAANLIKGRRGTTVTLSIGRKTENAPADSPLEILEFKVRRDKVPLESIKEAQMLKGGVAYVRISDFKDNSGADLAKRLKEFTDAGAKGLVLDLRWNPGGLLSASKDVCELFLPKGSLVTYTRGRTGADGKANKDDQRLVTGRKPELPEGMPVIVLANSQTASAAEIVTGALQFYERALVVGEKTFGKGSVQTIIPLMKPETTALRLTTALYYTPADVTIDHQGILPDVESEMTQEQEEALAKQMFTSFENAPDNQYRQNHGSMTDYPVTAETVEDLQLQRALDLLNEGAVWEETVKKHHRDVHDTQMTAEEAEKRNGSGAAPAETAEPESGTPETPAPGAAPEAAPEAAPETAPEEAPDGDFTEPVW; encoded by the coding sequence ATGCCCAAGCGTAACAGCAAAGCCGAGTTTTTCAGCCTGTTTGGCTTTCTTCTGGCGGGGGCGCTGCTGCTCTCGAACGGGTTTGTCGCGCGGCTGCACGCGGCGGACGAGACGGATGTCTACCGGGAGCTGGAGCCCGTGGGGGTGGTGATGGACACCATCCTCCGGGAGTATGTGCGCGATGTGGAGGTGGAGAAAGTGGTGGAGGGGGCGCTCATCGGCATGATGGGGTCCCTGGACCGGAACAGCTCCTTTATCTCCGCGGCCGACCTGGAGGCGATGCGGGAGGACACGAAGGGGGAGTTTGAGGGGATCGGCGTGTCCATCAAGCAGGAGGAGGACGGCGGGATCATCGTGTTCCATCCGCTCCCCAACTCGCCGGCGGCCCAGGCGGGCATCAAGGCCTTTGACCGCATCCTCGCGGTGGACGGACAGTCCACGAAGGGGATGGACACGGCCGGCGCGGCGAATCTGATCAAGGGCCGCCGGGGCACAACGGTGACGCTGTCCATCGGCCGGAAGACGGAGAACGCCCCGGCCGACTCCCCGCTGGAGATTCTGGAGTTCAAGGTGCGCCGGGACAAGGTGCCGCTGGAGAGCATCAAGGAGGCGCAGATGCTGAAGGGCGGCGTCGCCTATGTCCGCATCAGCGACTTCAAGGACAACTCGGGGGCCGACCTCGCCAAGCGCCTGAAGGAGTTCACAGACGCCGGGGCGAAGGGCCTCGTGCTCGACCTGCGGTGGAATCCGGGCGGGCTCCTGTCGGCGTCCAAGGACGTGTGCGAGCTGTTCCTGCCGAAGGGGTCGCTGGTGACCTACACGCGCGGCCGCACCGGGGCCGACGGCAAGGCGAACAAGGACGACCAGCGGCTGGTGACGGGGCGCAAGCCCGAGCTGCCCGAGGGCATGCCGGTGATCGTGCTGGCAAACAGCCAGACGGCGAGCGCCGCCGAGATTGTGACGGGGGCGCTCCAGTTCTACGAGCGTGCGCTGGTGGTGGGCGAGAAGACTTTCGGCAAGGGCAGCGTGCAGACGATCATCCCGCTGATGAAGCCCGAAACCACGGCGCTGCGCCTGACCACGGCGCTCTACTACACGCCGGCCGACGTGACGATTGACCACCAGGGCATCCTGCCGGACGTGGAGTCCGAGATGACGCAGGAGCAGGAGGAGGCCCTCGCCAAGCAGATGTTCACCTCCTTTGAGAACGCCCCGGACAACCAGTACAGGCAGAACCACGGCAGCATGACGGACTATCCCGTGACGGCGGAGACGGTGGAGGACCTCCAGCTTCAGCGCGCCCTCGACCTGCTGAACGAGGGGGCGGTGTGGGAGGAGACGGTGAAGAAGCACCACCGCGACGTGCATGACACGCAGATGACCGCCGAGGAGGCGGAGAAGCGCAACGGCAGCGGCGCCGCGCCGGCGGAGACCGCCGAACCGGAGTCCGGCACCCCCGAGACCCCCGCCCCCGGGGCGGCCCCGGAAGCCGCCCCCGAGGCGGCGCCTGAAACGGCGCCCGAAGAGGCCCCGGACGGCGACTTCACCGAGCCGGTGTGGTGA
- a CDS encoding DUF1080 domain-containing protein: MRRFAILGRVSSRAAVSALVCLAVFAAVSTAWAQPATVVPVPRNDQGWMDRHESMNARVKQGNVDMLFIGDSITHGWEGGGKGVWEKCYADRNAVNLGIGGDRTEHVLWRLQNGNIEGVSPKVAMVMIGTNNHRDNSAEEIAQGVEAIVTLLRQRLPEMRILLLAIFPRADVAPEFQQKVKDASALFSKLDADPMVEYLDINAVFLDQDGNLPKEVMPDLLHPNEKGYELWAEAVEPYLARLAAQADGWTPLFNNRDLTGWKQVGGENQTWKAEKGLLVTSGEGGGWLSTTKEYGDFELSVEFRVPANGNSGVFIRAPHDGNPAFEGSEIQVLDDYGDEYKTLKPWQYCGSVYSTIAPSTRATKKAGEWQTMVISVKGQKIQVTLNGTKIVDGDLSEHADKLAEHPGLKRTSGYIGLQNHSTLMEYRNLLIKEQ, translated from the coding sequence ATGCGACGTTTTGCCATTCTGGGGCGTGTCTCGTCCCGCGCGGCGGTGTCCGCGCTTGTGTGCCTGGCGGTGTTTGCGGCGGTTTCAACGGCGTGGGCGCAGCCCGCGACCGTGGTGCCGGTCCCCCGGAACGACCAGGGCTGGATGGACCGCCATGAGTCCATGAACGCCCGCGTGAAGCAGGGGAACGTGGACATGCTGTTCATCGGCGACTCGATCACGCACGGCTGGGAGGGCGGCGGCAAGGGGGTGTGGGAGAAGTGCTACGCCGACCGGAACGCCGTGAACCTGGGCATCGGCGGCGACCGCACGGAGCATGTGCTGTGGCGCCTGCAGAACGGGAACATCGAGGGTGTCTCCCCGAAGGTGGCGATGGTGATGATCGGCACGAACAACCACCGGGACAATTCGGCGGAGGAGATCGCGCAGGGTGTGGAGGCCATCGTGACCCTGCTGCGCCAGCGCCTGCCGGAAATGCGCATCCTCCTGCTGGCCATCTTCCCGCGCGCCGACGTGGCGCCGGAGTTCCAGCAGAAGGTGAAGGACGCCTCGGCGCTGTTCTCGAAGCTGGACGCGGACCCGATGGTGGAGTATCTCGACATCAACGCGGTCTTCCTGGACCAGGACGGCAACCTGCCCAAGGAGGTCATGCCGGACCTGCTGCACCCGAATGAGAAGGGCTATGAACTGTGGGCGGAGGCCGTGGAGCCGTACCTGGCCCGCCTGGCGGCGCAGGCCGACGGCTGGACGCCGCTCTTCAACAACCGCGACCTCACCGGCTGGAAGCAGGTCGGCGGGGAGAACCAGACGTGGAAGGCCGAGAAGGGCCTGCTCGTCACCAGCGGCGAGGGCGGCGGCTGGCTGTCCACCACGAAGGAATACGGCGACTTCGAGCTGTCCGTGGAGTTCCGCGTGCCGGCGAACGGCAACAGCGGCGTCTTCATCCGCGCCCCGCACGACGGCAACCCCGCGTTTGAGGGGTCGGAAATCCAGGTGCTCGACGACTACGGCGACGAGTACAAGACCCTGAAGCCCTGGCAGTACTGCGGCAGCGTGTACAGCACCATCGCGCCGTCCACCCGCGCCACGAAGAAGGCGGGCGAGTGGCAGACGATGGTGATCAGCGTGAAGGGCCAAAAGATCCAGGTCACGCTGAACGGCACGAAGATCGTGGACGGCGACCTGTCGGAGCACGCGGACAAACTGGCCGAGCACCCGGGCCTCAAGCGCACCAGCGGCTACATCGGCCTCCAGAACCACAGCACCCTCATGGAGTACCGCAACCTCCTCATCAAGGAGCAGTGA
- a CDS encoding sugar isomerase, producing the protein MASAGRGQQHRSETMEHRHSGCCGCSLEGMKRRSFLAALGGAAGAAAVTGCATSARERGAVTPRVRPTVAKKTLVVQPVLVAEIYQRREATSWRPWGGIKTEGDVQTEMVRINRELAGLKAKAEFPLEIRPLEWVRGGDKAAALRDGDADLMLIYGASGELEPLLSDKRNNLVFVRHRSGPVYLWYEIVSPRLLRKTVDELGQPGLMPADVVVDDYEDVLWRMRACYALKNTVGSTVVCLGGASGWGEGGRKAPDISSTTWKMNLVNYPYEDLAKRIASARNDPARVRRAEDDAKAYVDDPKVKLETDMGYVSRAFLLAEVFEDVMADHNTDVFTINNCMSVIMPMSETTACLSLTLLNDSGKLAFCESDFVVIPSGVLLHHVASTPVFLQDPTYPHHGVITLAHCTAPRRMDGKTLEKAVIQTHFESDYGAAPKVEMCLGQTVTVIDPDFNNQRWIGFRGQVVENPAMDICRAQVDVSIEGDCALLAREMRGFHWMLSYGDHLKETGYALSKLGVGWLNLGTGNALEA; encoded by the coding sequence ATGGCTTCGGCCGGACGGGGCCAACAGCACAGGAGTGAGACAATGGAGCACAGGCATTCGGGTTGCTGCGGCTGTTCGCTGGAGGGGATGAAGCGGCGGTCGTTTCTCGCCGCGCTGGGCGGCGCGGCGGGGGCGGCGGCCGTGACGGGCTGCGCCACATCGGCAAGGGAGCGGGGGGCGGTGACGCCGCGCGTGCGCCCCACGGTGGCGAAGAAGACGCTGGTGGTGCAGCCGGTGCTGGTGGCGGAGATTTACCAGCGGCGCGAGGCGACCAGCTGGCGTCCCTGGGGCGGCATTAAAACCGAAGGCGACGTCCAGACGGAGATGGTGCGCATTAACCGGGAACTGGCGGGCCTGAAGGCGAAGGCGGAGTTTCCGCTGGAGATCCGGCCGCTGGAATGGGTGCGCGGCGGGGACAAGGCGGCGGCGCTGCGCGACGGCGACGCCGACCTGATGCTGATCTACGGCGCGTCGGGCGAGCTGGAGCCGCTCCTCTCCGACAAGCGCAACAACCTCGTGTTCGTACGCCACCGTTCCGGCCCCGTCTACCTGTGGTACGAAATCGTCAGCCCGCGGCTGCTGCGCAAAACGGTGGACGAGCTGGGCCAGCCGGGTCTGATGCCCGCCGACGTGGTGGTGGACGATTATGAGGATGTTCTGTGGCGGATGCGCGCGTGCTATGCCCTGAAGAACACCGTCGGCTCCACGGTGGTGTGCCTGGGCGGGGCGTCGGGCTGGGGCGAGGGCGGGCGGAAGGCGCCCGACATCAGCTCCACCACGTGGAAGATGAACCTGGTGAACTATCCCTACGAGGATCTGGCGAAGCGCATCGCCTCGGCGCGGAACGACCCCGCGCGGGTGCGCCGGGCGGAGGACGACGCGAAGGCCTATGTGGACGACCCCAAGGTCAAACTGGAGACGGACATGGGGTATGTGTCCCGCGCGTTCCTGCTGGCGGAGGTGTTCGAGGACGTGATGGCCGACCACAACACCGATGTGTTCACCATCAACAACTGCATGAGCGTGATCATGCCCATGTCCGAGACGACGGCCTGCCTGTCCCTGACCCTGCTGAACGACTCCGGCAAGCTCGCCTTCTGCGAGTCCGACTTCGTGGTGATCCCGTCCGGCGTGCTGCTGCACCATGTCGCGTCCACGCCGGTGTTCCTGCAGGACCCGACCTATCCGCACCACGGGGTGATCACGCTGGCCCACTGCACGGCGCCGCGCCGGATGGACGGCAAGACGCTGGAGAAGGCGGTGATCCAGACGCACTTCGAGTCCGACTACGGCGCGGCGCCCAAGGTGGAGATGTGCCTGGGCCAGACGGTCACGGTGATAGACCCCGACTTCAACAACCAGCGGTGGATCGGCTTCCGCGGGCAGGTCGTGGAGAACCCGGCCATGGACATCTGCCGCGCGCAGGTGGACGTGAGCATCGAGGGCGACTGCGCCCTCCTCGCCCGCGAGATGCGCGGCTTCCACTGGATGCTGTCCTACGGCGACCACCTGAAGGAGACGGGCTATGCCCTGAGCAAGCTGGGGGTTGGCTGGCTCAACCTCGGCACCGGCAACGCCCTCGAGGCGTAG